One part of the Mariniflexile litorale genome encodes these proteins:
- a CDS encoding aspartate dehydrogenase domain-containing protein has translation MRTKRLAIVGCGKLANIVVEAFIKGLLPDYKLIGTFSRTFSKAEGIAKHIQDLETSYKCILCHSIEELLDLKPDYIVETASPTALRELALPALINGSSIITLSMGAFADVDFYENVKKTALKYGTRVHLASGAIGGFDVLRTVSLMEACLVTFETKKGPNSLRNTNVYNETLQTEERRVFEGDAIEAITLFPTQVNVAVAASLASTGPKNMKVSIDSIAGYVGDDHRIEIKSEQVHAIIDVYSKTAQIAGWSVVNTLRNITSPIAF, from the coding sequence ATGAGAACAAAAAGATTAGCTATTGTAGGCTGCGGAAAACTCGCAAACATTGTTGTAGAAGCATTCATTAAAGGGTTGTTGCCCGATTACAAACTTATAGGAACTTTTTCAAGGACGTTTAGTAAGGCAGAAGGCATTGCAAAGCATATTCAAGATTTAGAAACAAGTTATAAGTGTATACTATGTCATTCTATTGAAGAATTGCTTGATCTTAAACCTGACTATATCGTTGAAACAGCATCGCCAACAGCTTTAAGAGAACTAGCATTGCCTGCATTAATAAACGGATCTTCCATAATAACACTGTCTATGGGAGCATTTGCTGATGTCGATTTTTATGAAAATGTTAAAAAAACAGCTTTGAAATATGGTACGCGTGTACATCTTGCATCAGGAGCCATTGGTGGTTTTGATGTTTTGAGAACGGTCTCTTTAATGGAAGCATGTCTTGTGACTTTTGAAACTAAAAAAGGGCCAAATTCCTTAAGAAACACAAATGTTTATAATGAAACATTACAAACTGAAGAACGCAGGGTTTTTGAAGGTGATGCCATTGAGGCTATCACACTTTTTCCAACACAGGTAAATGTTGCTGTAGCGGCCTCTTTAGCTTCAACAGGTCCTAAAAACATGAAAGTGTCTATAGACTCAATTGCAGGTTATGTTGGTGATGATCATCGTATTGAAATAAAAAGCGAGCAAGTTCATGCTATTATTGATGTATATAGCAAAACAGCACAAATTGCTGGTTGGAGTGTGGTTAATACCTTACGGAATATTACATCTCCTATTGCTTTTTAA
- a CDS encoding NAD(P)-dependent oxidoreductase — MFEKLVAIEPLNLIPSAEKELESFAKNLTMHNDRPSSVDEIVKRIGNADAVLLSYTTTLGREAMEQCPNIKYIGMCCSLYTPESANVDIHYANSRGIIVTGVRDYGDEGVVEYVISELVSCLHGFGNNPDGTPREPWSHIPREITGIKAGIVGLGKSGGMIADALHFFGAEISYFSRSIKPEAEEKGYRFLPLKELLSENEVIITCLNKNTVLIHDTEFEHLGNRKILFNTGLSPAWDTKPFIKWLAGDNRVYCDTAIALGGEEFLAYPNVVCMNTSTGRTSQAFVRLSEKVLANITNYFKKQ; from the coding sequence ATGTTTGAAAAACTAGTAGCGATTGAGCCCTTGAATTTAATTCCTTCTGCCGAAAAAGAATTGGAATCGTTTGCTAAAAACTTAACAATGCATAACGACAGGCCTTCTAGTGTTGATGAAATTGTAAAACGTATTGGCAATGCTGATGCCGTATTGTTAAGCTACACAACCACTTTGGGTCGTGAAGCTATGGAACAATGTCCAAACATAAAATATATTGGTATGTGCTGTTCACTATACACGCCAGAAAGCGCTAATGTAGATATTCATTACGCAAATTCACGTGGTATTATAGTAACGGGAGTCCGTGACTATGGTGACGAGGGTGTTGTAGAATACGTTATTAGCGAATTAGTGAGTTGTTTACATGGTTTTGGAAACAATCCAGATGGCACTCCAAGAGAGCCATGGAGCCACATACCACGTGAAATTACAGGTATTAAAGCAGGTATTGTAGGTTTAGGCAAATCGGGCGGTATGATTGCTGATGCACTTCACTTTTTTGGTGCTGAAATATCTTATTTCTCTAGGAGCATAAAACCTGAAGCCGAAGAAAAGGGCTATCGTTTTTTACCTTTAAAAGAATTACTTTCAGAAAATGAAGTAATTATAACATGTTTAAACAAAAATACGGTTTTAATACACGACACTGAATTTGAACATTTGGGTAATCGCAAAATATTATTTAATACTGGATTATCTCCTGCTTGGGATACCAAGCCTTTTATAAAATGGTTAGCAGGTGATAATCGTGTGTATTGTGATACTGCAATTGCTTTAGGTGGCGAAGAGTTTTTAGCCTATCCTAATGTTGTTTGTATGAACACATCTACAGGTAGAACAAGTCAAGCGTTTGTGCGCTTAAGCGAAAAAGTTTTAGCGAATATTACAAATTATTTTAAAAAGCAATAG
- the polA gene encoding DNA polymerase I, whose product MSDQKRLFLVDAYALIFRGYYAFIKNPRINSKGEDTSAIMGFMNSLLDVIKRERPDHLAVCFDKGGSADRVEMYEAYKANRDETPEGIKTAIPHICEILKAMHIPIMVKEGYEADDVIGTLSRQAEKEGYKTYMVTPDKDFAQLVTENIFMYRPVFGGGYETWGIPEVQKKFEVTDPMQVIDFLGMMGDASDNIPGLPGVGEKTAKKLLAQYGSMENLLANTHELKGKMKEKIEASKELGMLSKKLATIMLDVPVTFNAKDFELDQPDIPKVTEIFQELEFRQLLSNFEKTFALEATSTETTSNKTEIKSTPKETASAGAGQFSLFGGDISTSKETETVSEFTRNTTETSSHFYQSVASGMATKLFIKNLMAQNSVCFDTETTGLNPITAELVGIAFSWEVGKGFYLPFPEDKNEAQELIELLRPFFESETIEKIGQNLKYDIKVLAKYKVEVKGKLFDTMLAHYLINPDMRHNMDILAETYLNYTPISIEELIGKKGKNQLSMRDVALDKQTEYAVEDADITLQLKEHFEKELGAANTQKLFDDIEVPLLRVLAAMELEGINLNETFLNSLSEQLNSDIKSLETKIYAEAGEEFNIASPKQLGDILFDKLKLVDKPKKTKTGQYATGEDILSYLAKDHDIIQHILDYRGLAKLKSTYVDALPNQVEPSTGRIHTDYMQTVAATGRLSSNNPNLQNIPIRTERGRQVRKAFIPRSEDYMLLAADYSQIELRIIAALSNEETMINAFKNGEDIHASTASKVFNVPLEEVTREQRSNAKTVNFGIIYGVSAFGLSNQTDLSRSESKELIDTYYATYPKLRNYISEQIDFARENGYVQTVLGRRRYLNDINSRNAVVRGAAERNAVNAPIQGSAADIIKLAMINIFKKLSTGNFKTKMLLQVHDELVFDVYKPELEAIKTLVKTEMENAYKLEVPLDVELGVGHDWLEAH is encoded by the coding sequence ATGTCCGACCAAAAACGCCTTTTTTTAGTTGATGCTTACGCTCTTATTTTTCGTGGTTATTATGCCTTTATAAAAAACCCACGAATCAATTCTAAAGGCGAAGATACTTCTGCTATCATGGGTTTTATGAACTCATTATTGGATGTTATCAAGCGTGAACGTCCCGACCATTTGGCGGTTTGTTTTGATAAAGGTGGAAGTGCCGACCGCGTGGAAATGTATGAGGCCTACAAAGCGAATAGAGACGAAACACCTGAAGGCATCAAAACAGCCATTCCGCATATTTGCGAAATTCTTAAAGCCATGCATATTCCTATCATGGTAAAGGAAGGTTACGAAGCTGATGATGTTATTGGCACCCTATCCAGACAGGCAGAAAAAGAAGGATACAAAACCTATATGGTAACGCCCGATAAAGATTTTGCACAGTTGGTTACCGAAAATATTTTTATGTACCGACCCGTTTTTGGTGGTGGTTACGAAACTTGGGGCATTCCTGAAGTTCAGAAAAAATTTGAGGTCACAGACCCCATGCAAGTTATTGACTTTTTAGGAATGATGGGCGATGCTAGTGATAATATTCCTGGACTTCCAGGAGTCGGAGAAAAAACGGCTAAGAAATTATTAGCCCAATATGGAAGCATGGAAAACCTTTTAGCTAACACACATGAGCTGAAAGGTAAAATGAAAGAGAAAATTGAAGCAAGCAAAGAATTAGGAATGCTTTCCAAAAAACTGGCAACCATTATGTTGGATGTTCCAGTTACTTTTAATGCTAAAGATTTTGAATTAGACCAACCTGATATTCCAAAAGTTACCGAAATTTTTCAAGAGCTAGAATTCAGACAATTGCTTTCAAATTTTGAAAAAACGTTTGCTCTAGAAGCCACTTCAACTGAAACGACATCCAATAAAACGGAAATAAAATCAACTCCAAAAGAAACAGCTTCAGCAGGTGCTGGACAGTTTTCATTGTTTGGTGGCGATATTTCTACTTCAAAAGAAACCGAAACCGTTTCAGAATTTACCAGAAACACCACAGAAACGAGTTCACATTTTTACCAAAGTGTAGCTTCGGGTATGGCAACAAAACTTTTCATTAAAAACTTAATGGCACAAAATAGTGTTTGTTTTGATACTGAAACTACGGGGTTAAATCCTATAACAGCGGAATTGGTAGGTATTGCTTTTTCTTGGGAAGTTGGTAAAGGCTTTTATTTACCATTCCCTGAAGACAAAAACGAAGCTCAAGAGCTTATCGAACTACTACGCCCTTTTTTTGAAAGCGAAACCATTGAAAAAATTGGTCAGAATTTAAAATACGATATCAAAGTTTTAGCTAAATATAAGGTTGAAGTTAAAGGCAAATTGTTCGACACCATGTTGGCACATTATTTAATCAATCCCGATATGCGTCATAATATGGATATATTGGCTGAAACTTATTTGAACTACACGCCTATTTCTATTGAAGAATTGATAGGTAAAAAAGGCAAAAATCAACTTTCAATGCGCGATGTTGCATTGGATAAACAAACAGAATATGCGGTTGAAGATGCTGACATTACACTTCAACTTAAAGAGCATTTTGAAAAAGAATTGGGAGCTGCTAATACACAAAAACTATTTGATGATATTGAAGTACCATTACTGCGTGTTCTTGCAGCTATGGAATTGGAAGGTATTAATTTGAATGAAACTTTTTTAAATTCTCTATCGGAACAACTAAATAGCGACATAAAATCTTTAGAAACAAAAATTTATGCTGAAGCTGGTGAGGAATTCAACATCGCATCACCAAAACAATTGGGTGATATTTTATTTGACAAACTAAAACTCGTTGATAAACCAAAGAAAACAAAAACGGGACAATACGCCACTGGCGAAGATATTTTAAGTTACTTGGCAAAAGACCACGATATTATTCAGCATATATTAGACTATAGAGGTTTAGCAAAATTAAAAAGCACTTATGTGGATGCACTACCAAATCAAGTAGAACCTTCAACAGGCCGTATACATACCGATTATATGCAAACCGTAGCTGCTACTGGGCGCTTAAGTAGTAACAACCCAAATTTACAGAACATTCCTATTCGTACAGAACGTGGACGTCAAGTGCGGAAAGCATTTATTCCGCGAAGCGAAGATTACATGTTGTTAGCTGCCGATTATTCTCAAATTGAACTTCGTATTATTGCTGCTTTAAGTAATGAAGAAACCATGATAAATGCGTTTAAAAATGGGGAAGATATTCATGCCAGTACTGCTTCTAAAGTATTCAATGTGCCTCTGGAAGAGGTTACTAGAGAACAACGTAGTAATGCTAAAACCGTGAATTTTGGTATTATTTATGGTGTTTCGGCTTTTGGTTTAAGTAATCAAACCGATTTAAGCAGAAGCGAATCCAAAGAATTGATAGACACTTATTACGCAACCTACCCGAAACTTAGAAACTATATAAGTGAACAAATAGATTTTGCACGCGAAAATGGTTATGTTCAAACCGTTTTGGGAAGACGTCGCTATTTAAACGACATCAATTCCAGAAACGCCGTAGTGCGTGGCGCTGCTGAACGTAATGCTGTAAACGCCCCCATACAAGGAAGTGCAGCAGATATTATTAAATTAGCAATGATTAATATTTTCAAGAAACTTTCTACGGGAAACTTTAAAACCAAAATGCTTTTGCAAGTACATGATGAGTTGGTTTTTGATGTTTACAAACCAGAATTGGAAGCCATCAAAACCCTTGTAAAAACTGAAATGGAAAATGCTTATAAATTAGAAGTGCCTTTAGATGTTGAGTTGGGTGTTGGACATGATTGGTTAGAGGCGCATTAA
- a CDS encoding metallophosphoesterase, translating to MLRWIILLIIYVILDLYAFQAFKTVSKNNWFHLSYWLISILVVGNFIFNYYGFNRRDGFSHAHAYAFGFFIAILIPKMILFIGMFTEDVFRVPQAIYRYFTEGDVAKGNYFASRRQFISKMALGIAAIPLASIIYGIYKGKYNFKVLKYTLTFEDLPSAFDGYKITQLSDIHSGSFDDIEKVKYAVGLVNEQQSDVIVFTGDMVNNKAEEMLPYLDVFNKLEAKDGKFSILGNHDYGDYAAWDSETAKHQNLEDLKTIQKQIGFDLLLNESRFLEKNGERIALVGVENWGTGGFKQAGDLKKASQNIQANDFKVLMSHDPTHWEKKVIQDEYHYHLTLSGHTHGMQFGIEIPGWFKWSPAKWRYKYWAGIYKEMGQYINVNRGFGYLAFPGRVGIWPEITVIELKKGISNT from the coding sequence ATGCTTCGCTGGATTATTCTCCTCATTATTTATGTTATTCTCGATTTATATGCATTTCAAGCATTTAAAACCGTCTCAAAAAATAACTGGTTTCACCTATCGTATTGGCTTATCTCTATATTAGTTGTTGGAAATTTTATTTTTAATTACTATGGTTTTAATAGAAGGGATGGTTTTTCTCATGCTCACGCATATGCATTCGGGTTTTTTATAGCTATTTTAATTCCTAAAATGATTCTTTTTATAGGTATGTTTACTGAAGATGTTTTTAGAGTGCCACAAGCTATTTATCGTTATTTTACGGAAGGAGATGTTGCTAAAGGAAACTATTTTGCATCGCGCAGGCAGTTTATTAGTAAAATGGCTTTAGGTATTGCTGCGATTCCACTGGCCTCTATAATTTACGGTATTTATAAAGGCAAGTATAATTTTAAAGTTTTAAAATATACCTTAACTTTTGAAGATTTGCCTTCAGCCTTTGATGGGTATAAAATAACTCAGTTAAGCGATATCCATTCGGGGAGTTTTGATGATATTGAAAAAGTTAAATATGCTGTTGGTTTAGTTAATGAACAGCAAAGTGATGTAATCGTTTTTACGGGCGATATGGTAAATAATAAAGCTGAAGAAATGCTTCCTTATCTAGATGTTTTTAATAAATTAGAAGCTAAAGACGGCAAGTTTTCTATTTTAGGAAACCATGATTATGGCGATTATGCTGCTTGGGATTCCGAAACAGCTAAGCATCAAAACCTAGAAGATTTAAAAACCATTCAAAAGCAAATTGGTTTTGATTTATTATTAAACGAAAGTCGTTTCTTAGAAAAAAATGGAGAGCGTATTGCTCTGGTTGGTGTAGAAAATTGGGGAACTGGTGGGTTTAAACAAGCAGGAGATCTAAAGAAAGCTTCCCAAAACATACAAGCGAACGATTTCAAAGTTTTAATGAGTCACGATCCAACACATTGGGAAAAGAAAGTGATCCAAGATGAGTATCATTATCATTTAACATTAAGCGGGCATACACACGGGATGCAGTTTGGAATTGAAATACCCGGTTGGTTTAAGTGGAGTCCTGCAAAGTGGCGCTATAAATATTGGGCTGGAATTTATAAAGAAATGGGTCAGTATATTAATGTAAATAGAGGGTTTGGGTATTTAGCATTTCCAGGGCGTGTTGGGATATGGCCAGAAATTACAGTTATTGAGCTTAAAAAAGGAATAAGCAATACTTAA
- a CDS encoding thioredoxin family protein, whose amino-acid sequence MSKFGELIDVEIPVLLEFFTDWNDQSTTMHAVLRDVAAALGDKAKVIKIDVEKNEELADALRVKALPTLIIYKDGKMKWRQSGEQDANTLIGIIQKYV is encoded by the coding sequence ATGTCAAAATTTGGGGAACTAATTGATGTAGAAATTCCTGTATTGTTAGAATTTTTTACAGATTGGAATGATCAATCTACAACAATGCATGCCGTTTTAAGAGATGTGGCCGCTGCACTTGGAGATAAGGCTAAAGTGATTAAAATTGATGTTGAAAAAAACGAAGAACTCGCTGATGCACTACGTGTAAAAGCCCTTCCAACATTAATTATATATAAAGATGGTAAAATGAAGTGGCGTCAAAGTGGAGAGCAAGATGCTAATACACTTATTGGTATCATTCAAAAATACGTTTAA
- a CDS encoding polysaccharide deacetylase family protein, whose product MFPNYVWDIATNEKVLYLTFDDGPTPEITNWTLTTLKKFNAKATFFCIGNNIEKHPEIFQNILANEHAIGNHTHNHIKGWKTTSKNYLDNIAIANKVMNYELKIESGEKLFRPPYGQITPKQGKGLLELGYKIIMWDVLSFDWEKNVTPENCLKNVTSKATNGSIIVFHDSVKASKNMQFALPKVLEYYSERGFKFKSIF is encoded by the coding sequence ATGTTCCCAAACTATGTTTGGGACATCGCAACTAATGAGAAAGTTTTATATCTTACTTTTGATGATGGGCCCACACCCGAAATTACCAATTGGACACTCACTACTTTAAAAAAATTCAATGCCAAAGCTACTTTTTTTTGCATTGGAAACAATATTGAAAAACACCCTGAAATTTTCCAAAATATTTTAGCGAATGAACATGCCATTGGTAACCACACGCATAATCATATTAAAGGCTGGAAAACAACATCTAAGAATTATTTGGATAATATTGCTATAGCAAATAAAGTTATGAATTATGAGTTAAAAATAGAGAGTGGCGAAAAACTTTTTAGACCCCCATACGGCCAAATTACACCCAAGCAGGGTAAAGGACTTTTAGAACTGGGTTATAAAATTATTATGTGGGATGTTCTTTCTTTTGATTGGGAAAAAAATGTAACTCCAGAAAACTGCTTAAAAAATGTTACTTCAAAAGCAACGAATGGCAGTATTATAGTATTTCATGATAGCGTAAAAGCTTCAAAAAACATGCAATTTGCATTGCCTAAAGTGTTAGAATATTATAGTGAGCGAGGTTTCAAGTTTAAATCTATATTTTGA
- a CDS encoding DUF2723 domain-containing protein: MTNFNFKKWNTILGWFTFLIALFTYGLTVEPTVSFWDAGEYILTSAKLQVGHPPGAPLFQMLGAFFSMFALEPSQVGFMMNMMSAVSSAFTILFMFWTITLLLKKLVGHKNDITKDKAIAILGSGVVGSLAFTFTDSFWFNAVETEVYAMATLIMAVMFWLGLRWEQDMHKPRGNRWLILIAFIIGLSFGVHFMGLLTIPAIGLIYYFKNYKTITVKNFIVANVVSVAILLFIFKLLAPNILKIFSVFEIFFVNSIGLPFNSGSIIAAILLIAVIYYSLNYTRKKGMVHINTGILCVTFIIIGFSTWLMLPIRANANVVVNENNPSSARELLAYYNLEQYPETHLFYGPQFTDQYAYLDENNPYIDDKPKYEKDEAKGEYVVVNNYKNAKQNYNHKQASILPRMWSAEHAENYMMFSGFLDFKLKPEYQMENELRTTITNFKSEVAKGSVDYEDYNNFLKRFKNYIDIEKPSLASNVKYMFEYQLGYMYWRYFMWNFSGRQDDIQGKYDNHGNWITGIKPLDEALLGLSQDNLPSDVKNNKGRNTYYLLPLILGLLGFFFLFNSNKNVFWILLVFFLFTGIAIQVYTNVRPFEPRERDYSLVGSFYVFAIWIGFGVYALFDTLKKYMSPKILAPVLSIICLILVPGILAANNWDDHDRSDKYTARSMAKMYLDSCDENGILFTIGDNDTFALWYAQEIEGYRTDVRVVNTSLFQTDWYIDQMKRKAYESDPIPSQLTHDLYKYGTNDYIIIEPVVKDTLQIKQFLDFIASNNPKTKYKYILEQKGVDLTQVRQQDLTASYLPTEFLRIPVNKENALKSGIVSSKDADKMVPHIDIKISGGALYKNRLLMLDIVANNDWKRPIYFTGGSFGDDDYIWMKDYLQLDGMCYKLVPIKTSIDRANPFDMGRVDSDLMYKKVKKWDWGNSGSPDIYHDPETRKNSISYRGNLARLIEQLLTEKKLDKAEEIADIAMTNMPVEYFGYYTLLEPYISAYYEVGNKEKAQKLFKEVANKYQENLTYYSTLKTANQERLFEDIYTDIERYKGLINVLVKYDVDFAESEGDIFNDYLMLFKHFYGGQSQERDATPTTEIDLPTSDSGIDLTTE; this comes from the coding sequence ATGACCAATTTTAATTTTAAAAAATGGAATACCATTTTAGGATGGTTTACTTTTTTAATAGCTCTTTTTACATATGGCTTAACAGTAGAACCTACTGTAAGTTTCTGGGATGCTGGAGAATACATTTTAACTTCGGCTAAATTACAAGTAGGACACCCACCTGGAGCCCCTCTTTTTCAAATGCTTGGTGCATTTTTCTCTATGTTTGCTTTAGAACCTTCACAAGTTGGTTTTATGATGAATATGATGAGTGCTGTGTCTAGTGCATTTACTATCCTGTTTATGTTTTGGACTATTACACTTCTTTTAAAAAAATTGGTTGGTCACAAAAATGACATCACTAAAGATAAAGCAATTGCTATTTTAGGGAGTGGTGTTGTTGGTAGTTTGGCTTTTACATTTACCGATTCGTTTTGGTTTAATGCTGTAGAAACTGAAGTATACGCCATGGCCACATTAATTATGGCAGTTATGTTTTGGCTTGGATTACGTTGGGAACAAGACATGCACAAACCCCGCGGTAACCGTTGGCTTATTTTAATTGCTTTTATTATTGGACTTTCTTTTGGTGTTCACTTTATGGGATTATTAACAATTCCTGCTATTGGACTTATATATTACTTTAAGAACTACAAAACCATTACTGTTAAGAACTTTATTGTTGCTAATGTAGTTTCTGTAGCTATATTATTATTCATATTTAAATTATTGGCACCTAATATTCTTAAAATATTTAGTGTTTTCGAGATTTTCTTTGTCAATTCTATTGGTCTTCCTTTCAATTCAGGATCTATTATTGCTGCCATTCTTTTAATAGCTGTTATTTATTATAGCTTAAATTATACCCGTAAAAAAGGTATGGTACATATTAACACGGGCATCTTATGCGTTACCTTTATTATAATTGGGTTTTCAACATGGCTAATGCTTCCTATACGTGCTAATGCCAATGTGGTTGTGAACGAAAACAACCCATCAAGCGCTAGAGAATTATTAGCCTATTATAATTTAGAGCAGTATCCTGAAACGCACTTATTTTACGGACCTCAGTTCACCGACCAGTATGCTTATTTAGATGAAAACAACCCCTATATAGACGACAAACCTAAATACGAAAAAGATGAAGCTAAAGGGGAATATGTGGTTGTAAACAATTATAAAAACGCAAAACAAAACTATAACCATAAACAGGCATCCATTCTTCCACGTATGTGGAGTGCTGAACATGCCGAAAATTACATGATGTTTTCTGGCTTTCTAGATTTCAAACTAAAGCCAGAATACCAAATGGAGAACGAATTACGAACCACCATTACTAATTTCAAAAGTGAAGTTGCCAAAGGTTCTGTAGATTATGAAGATTACAACAACTTCTTAAAACGTTTTAAAAATTACATTGATATTGAAAAACCCTCTCTAGCTAGTAATGTTAAATACATGTTTGAATACCAGTTAGGCTATATGTATTGGCGTTACTTTATGTGGAATTTTTCAGGAAGACAAGATGATATTCAAGGAAAATATGATAATCACGGAAATTGGATAACCGGGATAAAACCACTAGATGAAGCACTTTTAGGCCTATCTCAAGACAATTTACCTAGCGATGTAAAAAACAACAAAGGAAGAAACACTTATTATCTGTTACCATTAATTTTAGGATTGCTAGGTTTCTTCTTTTTATTCAATAGTAATAAAAATGTTTTTTGGATTTTATTAGTGTTTTTCCTTTTCACAGGAATTGCCATACAAGTATATACAAACGTGCGCCCATTTGAACCACGTGAACGCGATTACTCGTTAGTAGGCTCATTTTATGTTTTTGCCATCTGGATTGGTTTTGGGGTATATGCATTATTTGATACTTTAAAAAAATACATGTCTCCAAAAATTTTAGCACCCGTATTATCCATAATCTGTTTAATATTAGTTCCTGGTATTTTAGCAGCTAATAACTGGGATGATCATGATCGTTCAGACAAATACACGGCCAGGTCTATGGCTAAAATGTATTTAGATTCGTGCGATGAAAACGGTATTTTATTTACTATTGGTGATAATGATACGTTTGCGCTATGGTATGCTCAAGAAATTGAAGGCTATAGAACCGATGTTCGCGTGGTAAATACTAGTTTATTTCAAACCGATTGGTATATAGACCAAATGAAGCGTAAAGCGTATGAAAGCGACCCAATACCATCACAACTAACACACGATTTGTATAAGTATGGTACTAATGACTATATCATTATAGAACCTGTTGTAAAAGATACTTTACAAATAAAACAATTTTTAGATTTTATTGCTAGTAATAATCCTAAAACCAAGTATAAATACATTTTAGAACAAAAAGGCGTAGATCTTACACAAGTTAGACAGCAAGATTTAACAGCTAGCTATTTACCAACCGAGTTTTTAAGAATTCCTGTAAACAAAGAAAACGCTTTAAAATCGGGTATTGTTAGCTCTAAGGACGCCGATAAAATGGTGCCTCATATTGATATAAAAATAAGTGGAGGTGCTCTATACAAAAACAGGTTATTGATGCTTGATATTGTTGCCAATAACGACTGGAAACGTCCTATTTATTTTACTGGCGGTAGCTTTGGCGACGATGATTATATCTGGATGAAAGACTACTTACAATTAGATGGGATGTGTTATAAATTAGTGCCTATAAAAACATCTATTGACAGAGCAAATCCTTTTGATATGGGACGTGTAGATAGTGACCTCATGTACAAAAAAGTTAAAAAATGGGATTGGGGAAATAGTGGCAGCCCTGATATTTATCACGACCCAGAAACACGTAAAAATTCTATTTCTTACAGAGGTAATTTAGCTCGATTAATTGAACAATTACTTACTGAAAAAAAACTAGATAAAGCTGAGGAAATTGCAGACATTGCCATGACAAACATGCCTGTTGAATATTTTGGATACTACACCCTTTTAGAGCCTTATATTAGCGCTTACTATGAAGTAGGTAATAAAGAAAAAGCGCAAAAATTATTTAAAGAGGTTGCTAATAAATACCAAGAAAATCTAACCTATTATAGCACATTAAAAACGGCTAATCAAGAACGATTATTCGAAGATATCTACACTGATATTGAACGCTATAAAGGTTTAATAAACGTTTTAGTGAAATATGACGTTGACTTTGCAGAATCGGAAGGTGATATTTTTAATGACTATTTAATGCTATTTAAACACTTTTACGGTGGCCAATCTCAAGAACGAGATGCTACTCCAACAACAGAAATAGATTTACCTACTAGCGATAGTGGTATTGATTTAACCACCGAGTAA
- a CDS encoding universal stress protein, with protein sequence MKKILVPTDFSTQAENALKVAAQLAKKHDCEIYLLHILEVPLHTVDALSTYNDLPEAMFFMKLAHKRFEELKTKDYLKDLVIHEHVEFHEIFKGVFQVCKKQQIDLVVMGSNGASGLKEMLIGSNTEKVVRTSATPVLVVKKEHQSFQTKDFVFASDFNEESKISFEKAIEFANILGSKTHLLMVNTPNHFITSNDAHSRIQNFIKDVKMPNYSINIFNDVTVETGIMNFSQSINADFIGMSTHGRRGISHFFNGSISEDLVNHAKRPVITFKI encoded by the coding sequence ATGAAAAAAATACTTGTCCCCACCGACTTTTCTACCCAAGCTGAAAATGCCTTAAAGGTAGCAGCGCAATTAGCTAAAAAACATGATTGTGAAATTTATTTATTACATATTCTTGAAGTACCACTACACACTGTAGATGCTTTAAGCACATATAATGACTTACCTGAAGCGATGTTTTTTATGAAACTGGCGCATAAGCGGTTTGAGGAATTAAAAACAAAAGACTATTTAAAAGACTTAGTAATACATGAACATGTAGAGTTTCATGAAATATTTAAAGGTGTTTTTCAGGTTTGCAAAAAACAGCAAATTGATTTAGTTGTAATGGGCTCTAACGGTGCAAGTGGTCTAAAAGAAATGCTTATTGGAAGTAATACCGAAAAAGTAGTCCGCACTTCCGCAACCCCCGTTCTGGTCGTAAAAAAAGAACACCAATCATTCCAAACAAAAGACTTTGTTTTTGCTTCTGATTTTAACGAAGAAAGCAAAATTTCTTTTGAAAAAGCCATTGAATTTGCTAACATTTTAGGTTCTAAAACACACTTACTCATGGTGAATACACCTAACCACTTTATTACATCTAACGATGCGCACAGTAGAATACAGAATTTTATAAAAGATGTTAAAATGCCAAATTATTCAATTAACATTTTTAATGATGTTACTGTTGAAACGGGCATTATGAATTTTTCGCAATCTATTAATGCCGATTTTATTGGCATGAGTACTCATGGCAGACGAGGTATTTCTCATTTCTTCAACGGAAGCATTAGTGAAGATTTGGTAAACCATGCAAAAAGGCCTGTAATTACATTTAAGATCTAA